The following coding sequences are from one Pelodiscus sinensis isolate JC-2024 unplaced genomic scaffold, ASM4963464v1 ctg191, whole genome shotgun sequence window:
- the EFS gene encoding LOW QUALITY PROTEIN: embryonal Fyn-associated substrate (The sequence of the model RefSeq protein was modified relative to this genomic sequence to represent the inferred CDS: deleted 1 base in 1 codon) — protein sequence MSAPLARALFDNVAECPEELSFRRGDLMLVLRPEVPGLAGWRLCSLHGHQGIVPANRVRLLPEPGPPDPPRGRRREAEEQEVYVVPPPARPDEIYEVPRGARREGDPSELYDVPCSLPWDAALSGPYDVPPPAKPPEEGGGREEEPAPVYAAPSNLRRASALLNLYEAPEELLGGEYDLPGPPGAEAGPGESLGEGGGRPRLPSAESLSRRPLPALPSPGPPRKASIQDRPLPPPPPRLGGLPGGLGPGEGHDYEGIRLAEEYDYVHLKGTDKLQPPTPEHDPPEEAASPQPETPLPLEEAPPSPADTELLQFYAGQCRAHADALLAASQALLGSAGAGQPPGAFVPHGRAVIVATHKLLFVGDALARRAASGPLRVRLGAAAGALGQALRGAVLSLKGAALSYPSAPAARLLGERLAQLSRHAQTFAGLLGRLAPAQP from the exons ATGTCC GCCCCGCTGGCCCGAGCGCTGTTCGACAACGTGGCCGAGTGCCCGGAGGAGCTCTCCTTCCGCCGCGGGGACCTCATGCTGGTTCTGCGGCCGGAGGTGCCCGGCCTGGCCGGCTGGCGTCTCTGCTCGCTGCACGGGCACCAGGGCATCGTGCCGGCCAACCGCGTCCGGCTCCTGCCCGAGCCGGGGCCCCCCGACCCGCCCCGGGGCCGccgcagggaggcagaggagcaggag gtgtACGTGGTGCCCCCGCCGGCCCGGCCCGATGAGATCTACGAGGTGCCCCGTGGGGCCCGGAGAGAGGGGGACCCCAGCGAG CTCTACGACGTGCCCTGCTCGCTGCCCTGGGACGCTGCCCTCTCGGGCCCCTACGACGTGCCCCCCCCGGCCAAGccgccggaggaggggggggga cgggaggaagAGCCGGCCCCCGTCTACGCCGCCCCCTCCAACCTGCGCCGGGCGTCCGCCCTGCTCAACCTCTACGAGGCGCccgaggagctgctggggggggagtacGACCTGCCGGGCCCCCCCGGCgcggaggcagggccgggggaaagcctaggcgaggggggggggcgcccccggctGCCCTCGGCCGAGAGCCTCTCGCGCcgccccctgcccgccctgccctcccccggccccccccgcaagGCCAGCATCCAGgaccggcccctgcccccccctccgccccgcctgggggggctgccgggggggctgggacCGGGGGAGGGGCACGACTACGAGGGGATCCGGCTGGCGGAGGAGTACGACTACGTGCACCTCAAG GGGACAGAcaagctccagccccccaccccggagCACGACCCCCCCGAGGAGgcggccagcccccagccagagaCCCCCTTACCGCTGGAGGAG gcgccccccagccccgcggACACGGAGCTGCTGCAGTTCTACGCGGGGCAGTGCCGGGCGCACGCCGACGCCCTGCTGGCCGCGAGccaggccctgctgggcagcgccggggcgGGGCAGCCGCCGGGCGCCTTCGTGCCCCACGGCCGGGCTGTCATCGTGGCCACGCACAAGCTGCTCTTCGTGGGCGACGCGCTGGCGCGCCGGGCAGCCTCGGGCCCACTGCGGGTCCGCCTGGGGGCCGCCGCCGGCGCCCTGGGCCAGGCCCTGCGGGGGGCCGTGCTCTCGCTCAAGGGGGCGGCCCTCAGCTACCCCTCGGCCCCCGCCGCCCGCCTGCTGGGCGAACGCCTGGCCCAGCTCTCCCGCCATGCCCAGACCTTCGCCGGCCTGCTGGGCCGCCTGGCGCccgcccagccctga
- the PABPN1 gene encoding polyadenylate-binding protein 2: MEEEAEKLKELQNEVEKQMNMSPPPGNAGPVIMSLEEKMEADARSIYVGNVDYGATAEELEAHFHGCGSVNRVTILCDKYSGHPKGFAYIEFSDKESVRTSMALDESLFRGRQIKVIPKRTNRPGISTTDRGFPRARYRGRGSGYTSSRARFYSGFNSRPRGRSYRGRARATSWYSPY, translated from the exons atggaggaggaggcggaGAAGCTGAAGGAGCTGCAGAATGAGGTGGAGAAGCAGATGAACATGAGCCCCCCGCCAGGCAATG ctgggcctgTCATCATGTCCTTAGAGGAAAAGATGGAGGCGGACGCTCGGTCCATATACGTGGGCAAT GTGGATTATGGGGCGACGGCTGAAGAGCTGGAAGCTCATTTCCACGGCTGCGGGTCCGTCAACCGCGTCACCATCCTGTGCGATAAATACAGCGGGCACCCCAAAGG GTTTGCCTACATCGAGTTCTCCGACAAGGAGTCTGTACGCACCTCCATGGCGCTAGATGAATCCCTGTTCAGGGGGCGACAGATCAAG gtgATCCCCAAACGGACCAACCGGCCCGGCATCAGCACCACAGACCGAGGCTTCCCCCGGGCCCGGTACCGAGGGCGCGGTTCTGGCTACACCAGCTCCCGGGCCCGGTTCTACAGCGGATTCAACAGCCGACCCCGCGGACGCTCATACAG GGGCCGGGCGAGAGCAACCTCATGGTATTCCCCTTactaa